Proteins from one Anopheles nili chromosome 2, idAnoNiliSN_F5_01, whole genome shotgun sequence genomic window:
- the LOC128720334 gene encoding lysM and putative peptidoglycan-binding domain-containing protein 1, with product MEDETMFGEKQSIRDSARSLKKYGSISGGSRSPAAVQPTDALIRHDVERTDTLQGLALKFGCSMEQIRRVNRLLPTDTIFLRPFLMIPVAKDSHYYPKDPEAIIRPNALAAARSAASVAPTAAGGSGHTACTNNNNNNSISSDGNGYSISEASPLVSPEEESRKNLEEFLGKIDSSIATTRKCIAEVQRNSDFVTSSQSDDNLFFSSSSGAASGSGSSGYYSKPRAYSNASSSSSISSYQQYHYHVPSSGNSAYHMSGGGSNHHKRQSSSGSAASDTNQLIVMTQGKRVQSSLQKLERQQDELFEL from the exons ATGGAAGATGAAACTATGTTTGGCGAAAAGCAATCGATACGGGACTCGGCCCGTTCGCTGAAAAAGTACGGCAGCATATCCGGCGGAAGTCGCAGCCCAGCCGCAGTACAGCCCACCGATGCGCTGATACGGCACGACGTTGAACGGACCGACACGCTGCAGGGTCTTGCCTTGAAGTTCGGATGTAGC ATGGAACAAATTAGGCGAGTAAATAGGCTACTTCCGACGGACACCATCTTCCTGCGACCGTTTCTCATGATACCAGTGGCGAAAGATTCCCACTATTACCCAAAAGATCCCGAAGCAATCATACGTCCAAATGCGCTGGCTGCTGCCCGGTCAGCTGCCAGTGTCGCCCCAACTGCTGCAGGCGGAAGTGGACACACCGCTTGTactaataataacaacaataatagcATCAGTTCAGATGGTAACGGATACTCGATCAGCGAGGCATCTCCACTCGTTTCACCGGAGGAGGAGAGTCGGAAGAATTTGGAGGAATTTCTCGGTAAAATCGACAGCTCGATAGCTACCACGCGGAAGTGCATTGCGGAGGTGCAACGGAATAGTGATTTCGTGACGAGTAGCCAGAGTGACGATAATCTGTTTTTCTCGTCATCCTCGGGTGCGGCTAGTGGGAGCGGTAGCAGCGGGTATTACTCGAAACCTCGCGCCTATTCGAACGCATCGTCTTCGTCCTCAATATCGTCCTATCAGCAATACCACTACCACGTACCGAGTAGTGGAAACAGCGCGTATCACATGAGCGGAGGCGGATCAAATCACCACAAGCGTCAGAGCTCCTCCGGAAGCGCGGCGTCTGACACAAACCAACTAATTGTGATGACGCAGGGTAAACGAGTTCAGAGCTCTTTGCAGAAGCTAGAGCGGCAGCAGGATGAACTGTTTGAATTGTAG
- the LOC128720801 gene encoding TRAF3-interacting protein 1 has protein sequence MASDLDANIVKRTQGSLGKFVKRPALTEKLLRKPPFRFLHDIVHAIIREHGLLDGLYTTDELNSDNIKDRDSKMAFLQKLIDVVKITTGRELKVRPSKVVAGLEPERTNELLQALGFALEEKLSSIDAVRQYVGGNPNPDGSNAATNGIPESNGTNVETRPEKTKEKPREKDTVAPDKRKDKTSKSKVKEPAKNGSTVQADNRVEKSKAKQNGAKVSNDTKRKTDKPSKGKEKEKSVKRISSIPEELQPVGTHEKPPPVQPETLTNGSETIPNGRSQDTRKRKDSIKEFGDPVVMASANGDESMKLPIAEEELEKRKQPGSNNSSRRSSLKKQNSLTASENNALSEMNQFNGLHSSPGPSRQDSGTLGEPVVNDDSAPDPGSIVTVTVAPLEQKAQGKPPMNRQQSVDTVMRPRTSLRPPSVRPPSARPGAPRRKEKNVEVILQPNETQKLGDINVKMEVFNSELLDDDGENLIVIEDPTTVDEVYVGGVGESGQTRDEAAHAQQPEHEDQQGLLVQQILDTQKEFSNHTGNDSEMLRKVDLEWAAGQRQSSAKQMESLRDSIQKLTRSVNPLGKLMDFIQEDIDAMERELASWQQIYAQSMVELNKERSATENAIEPLKQQLAQIEVNIKEYREMVDSTRANILQNEQKIERLYITEI, from the exons atggcatctGACCTGGATGCTAACATAGTAAAAAGAACTCAAGGTTCGCTGGGTAAATTTGTGAAACGTCCCGCGCTGACGGAAAAACTGCTACGTAAACCGCCGTTTCGCTTTCTCCATGATATCGTCCATGCG ATTATTCGAGAGCATGGTTTGCTGGATGGCTTATACACGACAGACGAACTCAACTCCGACAACATCAAGGACCGGGACTCAAAAATGGCGTTTCTACAGAAGCTCATTGACGTCGTTA AAATAACAACCGGTCGCGAATTGAAAGTGCGTCCTTCGAAAGTTGTCGCTGGGCTGGAACCAGAGCGAACGAATGAGCTTCTACAAGCGTTGGGTTTTGCGTTAGAAGAAAAGTTGAGCAGCATAGACGCTGTTAGGCAATATGTCGGTGGAAATCCTAATCCCGATGGGTCCAATGCCGCCACAAATGGGATACCAGAGAGCAATGGAACAAACGTCGAAACACGACcagagaaaacgaaagaaaagcccagGGAAAAGGACACGGTTGCTCCGGACAAACGGAAGGATAAAACGtcgaaatcgaaagtgaaGGAGCCCGCGAAAAATGGCTCCACTGTGCAAGCGGACaatagggtggaaaaaagtaAAGCGAAACAGAACGGTGCGAAAGTTTCAAACGACACAAAACGTAAAACCGACAAGCCGAGCAAGGGcaaggagaaagagaaatcGGTCAAGCGGATTTCTTCGATACCAGAAGAGCTACAGCCCGTGGGGACacacgaaaaaccacccccagttCAACCGGAAACGCTGACAAACGGTTCCGAAACCATACCCAATGGCAGGTCACAAGATACGCGGAAGAGGAAAGATTCGATAAAAGAGTTTGGAGACCCGGTTGTGATGGCAAGTGCAAATGGTGATGAGTCCATGAAACTGCCGATAGCGGAAGAGGAGctggaaaaacggaagcaaccTGGCAGTAATAACAGCAGCCGGCGGTCTTCCTTAAAAAAGCAGAATAGTTTGACAGCAAGCGAAAATAATGCACTCTCTGAGATGAACCAATTCAACGGTCTGCACAGTTCGCCCGGGCCTAGCCGGCAGGATAGTGGGACGCTGGGTGAACCTGTGGTGAACGATGATTCTGCACCTGATCCCGGATCGATCGTTACGGTCACCGTTGCTCCGCTGGAGCAGAAAGCACAGGGGAAACCGCCGATGAACCGGCAGCAGTCCGTTGATACGGTGATGAGACCGAGAACCAGCTTAAGGCCTCCCAGCGTGAGGCCTCCATCGGCGAGGCCAGGTGCACCGCGGCGCAAGGAGAAGAACGTCGAGGTAATACTGCAGCCTaacgaaacgcaaaaattGGGTGATATCAACGTCAAAATGGAGGTGTTCAACAGCGAACtgcttgatgatgatggcgaaaaTTTGATAGTAATTGAAGATCCGACAACCGTCGACGAGGTGTACGTTGGTGGTGTAGGCGAGTCTGGACAGACACGCGACGAGGCGGCACACGCTCAGCAGCCGGAACACGAAGATCAGCAGGGGCTCTTGGTGCAACAGATTCTGGACACGCAGaaggaattttccaaccacaccGGTAACGACAGCGAGATGCTGCGAAAAGTGGACCTG GAATGGGCTGCCGGGCAAAGGCAGTCGTCGGCCAAGCAGATGGAATCGCTGCGCGACTCAATACAGAAGTTAACGCGCTCTGTGAATCCGCTCGGGAAGCTGATGGATTTCATCCAAGAGGACATCGATGCCATGGAGCGAGAGTTGGCAAGTTGGCAGCAAATCTATGCCCAATCCATGGTAGAGTTGAACAAGGAAAGAAG TGCCACGGAGAATGCTATTGAACCTTTGAAGCAGCAACTTGCGCAGATTGAAGTGAACATAAAAGAGTACCGTGAAATGGTCGATTCGACGCGTGcgaatattttacaaaacgagcaaaaaattGAGCGGTTGTACATAACCGAAATTTAA